In Ornithinibacter aureus, the genomic stretch CGCGAGGCGAAGCCGTCGAATGCCGCCCCGGCTCCTTCGAGAACGGCCTCCGTTTCGAAACCAGCCCGCATTGCGGGTGCCCACCTGCACAGGCCGAGCCCAGTCGCCTCCCGGACGCTCGCCTTCGACAGCCGCGGCCTCACTGGGGCCGCTGAAGAAGACGACGTCGGCGCCCACGCAGTGATCTTGTCTCACTACTGCTCGACGACCCGAGGCCGGACCCGCGGCGGCAGGGTCCGGCGGATGCCCGCCGCGTCTCGCGTTCGGAGCGCCGCTCCTCAGCCAGCCTTCGGAGAAGTCCAGACCATGGTCTGCTGATGCACTGGCCGCCCCTCGTACCGGACCCCCGGCACCAGCGGGGTCGAGCCATGCGGCACGAACTCGCACTTCGCGAAGAACCGTGTTGCCCGCGTGTTCTCGACCAAGGTCTGCAAGTGACAGCCAGGGCTGCCGGAGTTCGTGAGCCAGTCCTGCCAGCGCTCCATCATCTCCTGGGCCACACCGGTGCCGCGTGCCTGCGGCGCCAGATTGATGTGAAGGTGAGCTGGCCAACGATGGTCCACGTCCTCACCCGACGCGACCTCCCCCCCGCGCACCTTCGTCCTGACCACGTCGGAGAGGCTCCGGAGGAAGAACGGCAGCGAGCGTGGCCTGAGCATCAGCTTGTGCTCCATGACTGCCTTGGTGAACCGCTCGTCCTCGCTCGGAATCAGGGCACTGTCGGGACATCCCGTCAGGTAGCCGACCAGGTCGCCTTTGACCTCGGCGAGGAACAGAGTGTCTGGGCAGTACTCGATGTAGGGATCGAGATAGATCATCCGCTCTGACGGCAGATGCCTCCACAGCTCACCGCCAGGTGCGTCGACACCCGCACGGGCGAAGAGCTTGACGAGCGGGTCGTGGTCAGCGGGCGTATAGGTCCGGATCATCGCTCCCATCATTGCGCCACGCCAGTCATCTTGGGCGCAGAACCCAAACGGCGTCGCGCTACCCGGCGGAATGCCCTATGTCTGGAGTCGCTCGGCGGGTTGGCCGGTGATGGTGGCGATGAGCTCGAAGTCTTTGTCCACGTGCAGGACGGTCAGCCCCGCCAGTTCGGCTGTTGCGGCGATGATGATGTCGGGGATGGAGGGCGCGCGGTGTTGACCCTGTCCGGCTAGGAGCAACTGCACCTGCACGGCGCGGTCCTCGATGACCGGGGTGAGGTACTCCACCGGCATCGCCGAGACGGGTGGGCTGGTCAACATTGACCGGGCGTCCTTGCCGCTGCGGGCGGAGTAGCCAACCTCGAGACGCGTCACGGTCGTGATCCGGACCAGGCCCCGTTCGATCCGCTCTGCCCACCGCTCGGCATCGGGGCTGTCCGCCAAGCGCACCAGGGCCGACTTGTCGATCAGCCACTCGGTCATTGCCACGCCGCACCCATCACCTGCGGGTCGGCCAGATCCGTGACCTTGTCGGCGAACGAACGCAGATCAGCGGCGGAGACCGAAGCGCCCGAGGTCGCCGCGTCTGCCGCGAGACGTCGGCGGATGTACTCCACACGCGAGAGCCCCAGCCGCGACGCGTGTGCGTCCACCGCCGCGAGCACCGATTCCGGGATGTCGCGGATCAACACGTCAGCGATTAGAGCCACCTCCGATATCAAACGATAGCACCCGCGCCGTCAGGCCGTGCTTGACGAGCGTTACCCGGCGCTGTGACGCGGGTGCTTCTCTCTCGTGTGGCGTGTGGCGGAGGGGTGTGCCGGTTCAGGCGACGGTGTGCAGTTCCAAGCGCAGGCCGAGGGCGTTGGTGACTTTCAGGATGGTCGACCAGGTCGGGTTGCCGTCGGCTGAGAGTGCTTTGTAGAGGCCGTCGCGGCTCATGCCCACGCGCCGAGCGAGCTCGCTCATGTTCTGCGAACGGGCGATGACGCCCAGGGCCCGGGGGATGGCGGTGGGATCCTCGGCCGACTCCTGCAAGGCGATCTCGAGGTAGGTGGCGACGTCGTCGAGATCCTCGAGGTAGTCGGCGGCGTCGAAGCGTGTGTACTTGCCGTTCCTAGCCATGGTCCTTGTCCTCCTCGTTGCGGTAGTAGTCCGCGAGCTGGTGAGCCCGCTCGATGTCCCGCTGCTGTGTTGCCTTGTCGCCGCCGCAGAGCAGCAGGATCACTCGCGGGCCGTCGTGTAGGTAGTAGATGCGGTAGCCGGGACCGAACATCAGTCGGAGTTCCCAGACGCCCTGGCCGACCTGTTTGGCGTCGCCTGGGTTGCCTGAGGCGAGCCGGTCGAGGCGTTCGACGATGCGGAGTCGACCGACCCTGTCCTTGAGCTTTCGTAGCCACTTGTCGAAGTCGTCGGTGCGGATGACCTCGACCATGTGTCGACTATAACTGACACATGGTCGGCCCTCAAGGGGAGCGAATGCCCCTCAGGGTGAGGCCCGTCGCTCACCCGCCGCCACCGCGGCCACCCCTGACCACGCCCAGCACCCGGCGGAGTGCCGCGGGTCCCATCACGGCAGCAAGTGTTGCGCCCTGGGTGTGCAGCGGGCACTTGCATTCGTTCGTCTCGGGAAGCGGCGCTGCCTCCGGTGTCGACGGTTGAGGGCTGGGTGCTCTAGTGGCCGAGGTAGCGGGCGAGGAGCAGGGCTAGGGCGGTGCGGTCCCGCTGGTCCAGTTTGCGTAGCAGCGCGGAGACATGGTTCTTCACGGTGCCCTCGACGAGGTAGAGCGTCTGCGCGATTTCGCTGTTCGTCGCGCCGGTGGCGACGAGGCGGGCGACGGCCTGTTCCGCGCGGGTGAGGACGGCGAACGGCTCCGCTGACGTGCTAGCACGGTCCGCGCCGCGCGCCCGGGTCGTGAACGCGGAGCGGGCCACTCGCGGATCGATGACCAGGCCACCTTTGAGCGCGAGCCGCATGCCGAGTACGAGCTCTTCGGTGGTGGCATCTTTGAGGAGGAAGCCAGCGGCGCCGGCACCGAGCGCGCGCTGGACCAGGTCGTCGTCGTCGAAGGTGGTCAGGATGACGACCGGCAGTTCGGGGTATGCCTCGCGCACCGCCGCGGCGAGGCTCACTCCGTCCATCACCGGCATCCGGGCGTCGGTGAGGACGATGTCTGGCGCAGTCGCGGCGATGACGGCTAGGGCTGCGTGTCCGTCGCCGGCCTCGCCGACAACGCTGACGCCGTCTTCGGTGCCGAGCAGCATGGTCAGGCCACGGCGCATCAGCTCCTGGTCGTCAACCACCACGACCCGCATCAGCCTGTCCTCACTATGGCCTGCTCGTCGAGCGGCAGCACCGTGGCGAGCTCCCAGCCCCCGGCTCCGCTCGGTCCGCTGGTGAGCCGGCCGTCGAGTTCCTCCGCCCGTGTGCGTAGCGACCGCAGGCCGAAGCCTTCGGGTGCGTCGGCCGCTCGTTCGATCCCGTTGTCTGTAACCGTGATCCGGACCTGGTGCGGGCTCTGCAGGATGGTGATGTCGACCTCGTCCGCGCGCGCGTGCCGCAGCACGTTGGTGAGCCCCTCCTGGATGAAGCGTGTCGCGAAGACCGCGACCGGCCCCGGCAGGGCCTCCACGGACCCCTGGTGAGCCACCCGCACCGTCAGCCCGGTCCCCCGGAAGGCGTCCGCGATCGCCGCGAAGGCGGCCGGACCCCCCAGACCGGCAGCCGATGCCGGCGGGTCCAGGGCCCGGACCCACAGCCGCATGTGGTCGAGCGCCTCGAGGTTCGTGGTCGCCGCGCTGGTGATCTCGTTCCACGCTTCCTCCGGGTCGCGGTTCCGCATCCGTTGAGCGAAGTCCAGGCTCATCGCCACGAGCGTGAGCCGGTGCCCCAGCCCGTCGTGCAGGTCCCGCGCTGAGCGGGCCCGCTCCTGGGCCAGGACGAGCTCGCGCTCGGTCGCGATCGACGCCCGCAGCTGCTCGTTGGCGACGGCGAGCTCCGCCCCGTGGCGGGCCGCCACCTCACGGGCCACCGCCAGGTCCCGCAGTAGTGCGCCGAACCCCACGCCCAGCATGAGGAAGAGCACTATGGTGGCGGCCGAGATCATGGAGTCCTCGAGGCTCACGCCGTCGCGCCAGGCAAGCCAGACTGCCAGGGTGAGAGTCGCCGCGAGATTGGCCAGCAGCGCGCTGCGGAAGCCTTCACGCAGGCCGAGCAGGGCGATCGTCACGGTGAGGTGGAAGCCGCCCGCGTAGCCGCTGCCTGGCACGACGAGAAAGGCCGCGGAGACGAGCACGAGCGCGTAGGGCGGCCAACGCCCCTGCCCGCTACGGACCCGCGTCCACAGGCCCACAGCCACCACGCACAGTGCCCCGGCAGTGATGCCGTTGCCGACGCCCTCGGAGAATGCCTGGTACACCCCGAAGAGCGCGACCCCGAGCGCCAGCACGCTGAACAGGTCGAGGATTCGACTCCACCTGGAGGGGTTGGCGAAGGGGTCCCATCCGCTCACCCCGCCAACGGTAGTGACACGCGGATCTCCGCGACGGTCCCGGACCCCGACTCATGACCACGGGCATGGGCAGGCGGCCCGCGGGTCATGACCACGGGATACCCGATCATGACTGCAGGGGGAGGCGCCCGCCGCTGCGGCGGAGCAGAGTTTGCGTCATGAGCATCGCACTGTCGGCACAGACCGAACCCTCATCCGCAGCAGGTACGTCAGCAGCAGAACGGTCCGCACCAGGTCCGCAGGTGCCCGGCCCGCTCGTCCTCGGACGCAACATCACCAAGGCCTACCGCGCCGGCAGTCGGGAGGTGGAGATCCTGCACGGCGTCTCGATGGCCGTTGAGCCCGGAGAGATGTGTGCCGTCATGGGCCCGTCCGGATCGGGCAAGTCGACGCTGCTGTACACCCTCGCCGGGCTCGAGCTGCCGAGCACCGGCACGGTGCAGCTGCTGGGGCGGGACACGACAGCGCTGTCACGCGCCGCCCTGGCGCGACTGCGGCGCTGCGAGGTCGGCTTCGTGTTCCAGGCGTACAACCTGGTGCCGACGCTGACGGCCTTCGAGAACGTCGCGTTGCCTGCCCGCCTGCGCGGCGAGAAGCCGCCGACGGAGACCATCCGCCACGCCCTCGCCCTGGTCGGGTTGGAGGGCTTCGAGGAGACCAGGCCGGTCGTGATGTCCGGCGGCGAGCAGCAACGCGTCGCCCTGGCGCGGGTGATCGCCCAGCGACCCCGGATCGTGTTCGCCGACGAGCCGACCGGGGCACTGGACACCCACAGCGGTGCCGTCGTCCTCGACGCTCTCCGGCAGATCGCCCACCGCCCGGACCAGTGCGTCCTGACCGTGACCCACGACCCGGTCGTGGCCGCGCAGTGTGACCGGGTGCTGTTCCTCCACGACGGCTATCTCGCGCGCGAGCTGACCAGTCCGAGCGCAGCCGAAGTCGCGGCGCTTCTCACCGACCTGGCCGTCACCGGCACCGGTGCCTCGTCATGATCCGCCTCGCCCTGGCCGACCTGAGGGACTCATGGCTCGCCTGGCTCGGAGTCTCGATCGGCTTCGTCACCCTCAACTTCTCGCTCGCACTCTCCGGCATCGCCCTGACCAGCGCGGCCTCATCCACAGCGGCACTCGGCCCCGACGGCACCCAGCTGCTGCGCGTGGACGGCATCGCCAACATTGTCCTGAGCAGCCTTGTCGGCCTGGCCGTCATCGGGGCGGCGACGGCCCTGGTCGTCACCTCGCGCCGGGGCGCCCTCGCCCGGGTGCTGCTCGCCGGCGCCACCCCTGCCCAGGTCACGCTTCTGGTGACGACCCAGATCACCGCCGTCGCACTGGCCTCCTCGGTCGTGGGGTCGATCCTGGCCGTGGCACTGGCCCCGACCGCCCTACGCCTCGTCGTCGAGGACCGAGGCCTCGCCGGCTTCGACCCGACCGTCTCGGTGCCGCTCCTCCTAGGCACCGCCACCGGCTGCGCACTGCTCTGCGTCATCGGCGGACTACGTCAGGCTCACGCCGCCAGCGCCATCCCACCGGTCGAGGCGCTGCGGGAGGCCACCAGCGGCGGCACCCGACCGGAGGGGCCGCTGCACCGCACCCTGCGGGCACTGCGGTTCGCCGCCTCAATCGCGGCCCTGCTCGTCATGTTCGTGTTCGTGGCTGCGGCCGGCAACACGGCGGCGACCGAGCCCGAGGCAGGCAAGGACCTCGTCAGCATGATCACCCAACAGGCCTTCCTCGCCGTACCGGTCGCCGGCCTGGCACTCACCGCGATCCTGCCGTGGATCGTCGGACCGGTCACCCGGGCCTGGACCGGAGCCCTGCCAACCCGCAGCGCCTCCTGGCACCTGGCCCGCCACACCGTCCTGGCCAAACGGGACCGGCTCACCCGCTCAATCGTCCCCGTCATGTTCTCCGTCGGCCTGGTGTTCGGGCTCATGGCCGTCGGAGCAACCTTCGCCGGCATCGCTGAGCACCTCGGCGTCGGGCAGCTGGAGGGGTCCTCGGCCACCAGCATGCTCACCCTCGCCGGTCTCCCGCTGGCCGTCGCCGTCGCGGGCGCGGTGGGGAACCTGGTGATGATGTCACGGCAGCGCAGCGCCGAACTCGCACTCGACGGCGTCATCGGTGCCACCCCACGCCAGCAAATCCTGATCCCGATCTTCGAGGCGCTCATCATCACCCTCACCGCAAGCATCCTCGGCCTGATCATGGCAACGGTCGGCGGTTCACTGCTCGCCCTAGGTCTGAGTCAGGTCCTGCCGCAGGCGCAGCTCGTGATGCCCTGGGCTTTGCTGGCCGGCAGCGTCCTCGCCTGCCTCATCGTCGTCACCGCCGCCACCACCGGCCCAATCATTCGCTCCCTAGGCGCCCCGGCACCCACAGTCATCTCCCGCTTCATAGCCACCTGAGCGCAGAACACACCGCTGAAGATGGGCCTGCCGACAGGGGTGCCTGCGGCGGCTCCCGGCGAAGTGACTCACGTATCGCGCAGGAGCGCAGGCCGATCCATGCCCGCGCTGCAGACGTGGGGCCTGTGCTCAGGATCTTTCGTGGCGTCCGAAACGGCGGATGACGTCCCGGCGGCTGCGTAGCTGGAGTTTCGTCAAGATTTTGCTCACGTGATTTCGGGCGGTTATTGGTGAAATGACGAGTCGGTCTGCGATCTGTTGGTTCGTCAGGCCGCGGGCGAGAAGTCCGAGCACCTCATGCTCGCGCTCGGTCAGTCCGTAGTCGATGCCCAAGTCCGCGGACCCCGGCGGGCCGGGGTCGGTGAGGACCTCGAGGGTGCGGGCCGCGACGGGCGCGCCGATCAGGACGTGACCTGCGGCGACCGAGCGGATCGCCGAGACGATCTCCTGACCGGGTGCACCTTTGACGAGGTATCCGCGTGCCCCGGCCCGCAGCGCAGCGAAGAGGGCTGTGTCGTGTTCGGACATGGTCAGTACCAGGACGGCGACGCTCGGGTGGTCGTGGAGGATCCTCGTGATCGCTTCGAGGCCGCCGACTCCCGGCATCGCGAGATCCATGAGAACGACGTCCGGAGCGGTGTCGGCGACGGCGGCGATCGCGGCGGCTCCGTCTGCGGCCTCGGCGACGACCTCGATGTCGTCGGCTCGGTGGAGCGTGAAGCGCACGCCCTCTCGGAACATGGGGTGGTCGTCGACGAGGACGACCCGGATTGGGCTCATCGGATCCCTCCCTGCGCGGGGAGGGGCAGCCAGGCGCGGACGGTGGTGCCGCCGCCGTCGGTGTCCTCGATCGAGAGCGACCCGCCGAGCTCGTGTGCCCGCTCCCGCATGGACAGCGTCCCCACTCCGGTTGGGCCGCTGCGCCCGGCACCATGGTCACGCACCTCGAGCTGCACGCCGTCGCGGTGTCGGGCGATCGTCAGCTGCGCCGACGTGCATCCGGAGTGGCGGGCGACGTTGGTGAGCGCTTCGCGCCCGATCCGGTATGCGGCGGCCTCGGGTCCAGGCGGAAGTGCACCCAGGTTCTCGCTGACCACCACGCAGTCGAGGCCCAGGCTCTCGGCGACCTCTTCGAGGGCACCGACCAGCCCGAGCTCGTCCAGTGCCGGCGGGCGCAGCTGCCGGCTCATCTGTCTCACCTCGTCCAGGGCCTGATGGGTCGCCTGCGCCAGGCGGTCCAGTCTGCTCCGCGCCAGGTCGGGATCCTCTTGGACAATCTGGTCCAGGTCGCGCAGCTGCATCGCGACTCCTGCAAGCGTCGGCCCGAGGCCGTCGTGGAGCTGACGTCGCAGCAGCACCCGCTCCTCCTCCCGGGCGGTGACGAGCTGGTGCCGGCTGGAGGCCAGCTCTTCGGTCAGGCGCCGCACCCGGGCGCTCTCGCGTGAGTCGCCGTAGAGGGCCCAGTCGACCGCGTCCTGGAGGCGGGCTCGGGCCGGGGCTAGGGCGAGGGTGACCGCGGCGGCGATGAGGCCGACCGCGACCGGTGAGAGCTGCGACCCAGCAGTGGACGCGAGGGAGACGACTAGGGCATACCCGAGGGCGAGCACCGTAGCGAGCACGAGGAAGACGGTCAGCCGGCCCACGACCCGGTCCACCCAGCCCAGGCGGAAGCGGAGCACGCTCGCCGTCACGGTCAGAGCCAGCAGCCCGCCTGCGACGATGTCGAGCAGATCGCCGCCGGCCGGCCAGAGCCAGCGTCCTACGACGATGAGGAGCGTGAAGGTCACGACGGCGAGTAGGACGCTCACCACCCGCCGGCGGGTATCTCCGTGGGCGCCGCGCAGCTTCCCGTATACCGCGACCGGCACGAGCAGGAACGGCACCTGGATCGCGACCTCGGCCCAGCTCTGTAAGGGCTCGCCCCAACCGCCGGGGAGGAGTCCGACCGGGTTCGCGAGCTCACCCGTCCAGGCCGGCAGCGAGGAGTCCGAGGCCGCCGCCGGACCCTGCAGGGATGCCCAGGCGGCCACGGCCAGAACCTGGAGCCCGACCGCAGCCGTAGCCCAGGGTCGCCAGCGCCGCGATGGCAGCCGTCCGTCCGGCACCAGGAGCAGCACCACCAGCGTCAGCGGCACGATCAGTGCCGAGGCCCGGTCGGCATACCAGATCCACCAGGGTGCGCCCGAGGTGACGCCGGCGTGCAGGCTCGCACCGGCCAGGGCGGAGAGGGCGAACAATGCCGCCACCGCGATCATCGACCAGCCGAGCAGCCGCGGGCCGACGGCTGCGATGAGCGCCCCGGGGATGGCCCACAGCAGCGGCATCACCAGAAGCTTCAGACCGACCCCGTCCAGTCCCGCCGCCCCGCCAGGCCCGGTCCCGGCAACCCACGCGGCGGCGAGGGAGAGGGCGATGGTCGCCGCCGCCGCCGACCATGGACCCACCCTCGCCGGAGTGCTCCCGCTCATGGGGTCAGTATGTTCCGACCTCCGCCGTCCCGCTCCACTCCTGCCACGACATCCGCGCCACGTGCATTCCGAGCCAACCGAAGCAGATCAGCAGCAGCAGGTGTGCCTCCAGCGGCCCGGCCGGCGGCAGGAGGAAGTCCCAGAGCAGGAACGCGACCAGCAGGACCAGCGGGATGCGCGGCAGACTCCTGCCACGCCAGCCCGCCACCGCCAACAGGATCAGGCCCAGGAACGAGCCGAGCAGATGCGGCACCAACGCTCCGAACACCGAACCGGGGTGCTCCATAAAGGCGTCATTGAGCCCGACCGCGGCATCCACCCCGAGCGCGGACGGTGCGATCGTCCCGGCGGTGTAGCCCAGCGCGAGGATGTTGTGAAAACCCCAGAAGCCCCACAAGGTGAGCAGGATCCCGGCGGCGGTCAGCCGCGGCGCCCGGTGCCGCGTCACCTGGGCCAGACCGAGGACGGCGACCGGCAGGAACAGCATGCTCGCCAAGAGCGCGAACTGCTCCACGCCGTGGAAGACGGGGTGCTCGACGCCCCAGCGGATCTGGTCGCTGAAGTCGCCGCTGCCGTCATCGATGACGAGATGGCCGACGAACTGGGTACCTCCGTTGAGGAGGCCGGCCGCGATCAGGCTCGCTGCGACGGCCAGTTGGGCGGCGCGGGAAAGCGGCGGCCGGGTGTCCAGGGCTTGGATCTCGCTCAGCTCCGCGGGGGCGGCAAGGTGCTGTGCGGTCATGCGGGTGTCCTCCTATCGGCCGGGCCGTCTGCCCGGGCTGACTCATCGTCGCCCGATCAGATAGGCCGACACATGGGTCACCTGCACCATCTCTACGCACCAAAACCGGCACACAAAGCGCTCATCCGTCCCGGGTGCTGAACGCTGCTTTGCCGCGCGACTTCCGACGCTGTGACGCAGGTTGCCGGAGCGGTTGTGTGCTCACCCAGTCCTGCCGCGGCGGACCAGGGTTCTCACCTCGAGTAGGTCGGGGGCCTGCTGTAGCGAGGGCCAGAGTCCGGTTGGAGCGGTGGCTACCTTGGCAACGCCAGGTCGCGCAGGGTTACTCGCTCGTCGGGCTGGTCGGCGTCGGGCAACTCTGCTGCATCAACGTAGCCGTAGAGGAAGTCGAACGTCCCAAGCCTCACGGACGCATTCGCGGCGCTGAGACGCACCCGCTTGAGACGCACCCCGATGTTCGCGCTCATGCCGATGAGCGGACGGCCACCAGACCTCGCTATCATCGCGGTGTGGCGATGACTCAGGCAACCGCGACGACTCGACGATCCTTGGAACTCGAAGCAGTTGGGTTGGCAGCGGCGGCGTGCCTGTTCAACGGCTTCAGCGACCCATCTCGGCTCACGATCCTCCGGCACCTCACACTCGGTGAGCACCGGGTCGTAGACCTCACCGCGCACCTCAACCTGGCGCAGAGCACCGTCTCCAAGCATCTGGCCTGCCTGCGGGACTGCGGGTTGGTGGCCTCACGTCCCGAGGGCCGTGCGTCCGTCTTCTCGCTGACCCACCCCGAGGCCGTGCTGGAGCTGTTCTCCGCTGCCGAACGACTGCTGAGCCTGACCGGCGAAGCCGTCACCCTGTGCCCGACCTACGGCACGACCACCATCGAGGGAGCCCGATGACCAGCCCCGCGCCCAACGTCCCAGGAGCGACAACCCTCACCGAGGACGAGACCGAGCGCCTCACCCGGCGCGGGCTCCGCCTGTGCCAATTCACCGTCGCGTACAACGTGGTGGAGGGGGCCGTCGCGATCACGGCGGGCCTGCTGGCCGGGCTGGTGTCACTCGTGGGGTTCGGGATCGACTCCGGCATCGAATCCGCCGCCTCGGTCCTCGTCGGCCTTCGGCTCGCCGCCCGCCTGCGCCACGGTGAGGCCGACGAAGCCAAGGAGCGCCGGGCGCTGCGCGCGGTCGCGGTCACCTTCTTCGTTCTCGCCGCGTACGTGTCGTTCGAGGGCATCCGGTCTCTGGTCGGCGGCGAGACCCCGGACAACTCGGTCGTCGGCATCGTCCTACTCACGCTGTCGCTCATCGTCATGCCGGTCTTGGCGCGCGCCAAGAAGCGGGTCGGCGAACAACTCGGCGGCGACAAGTTGATCCTCGCCGACGCAGCCGAGACCAGGATCTGCGTCCTCCTCAGCATCTCGACGCTGCTCGGGCTGGTGCTGTTCGCCCTCACCGGCGCGGCGTGGCTCGACCCCGTCGCCGGGTTCGTCATCGCTGCGTTCGCCATCCACGAGGGCCGCGAAGCCTGGGAGGGCGAACTCGTGGAGGACGATGATGACGACGATTGACTGGAGTCGCTGACGTCCGCTCATCAGCGTGAGGCGTTTACCGGATTTGCCGCACTCCGTGTGCGGTGGTGCGAGCCGACTCCGGCTCCGAACAGTCGTTAGGAACGAGGCCCTCGGTGCTCACGTAGGGGTCGAGTGCCACCCGGTCGCTCCGGAAACGGAGATGCCAAGTCCCCAGTCCGTAGACCAATATGCGGGCATGGCCCGAACGAGCACAGTGATCACCGACAGATTGGAGGAAGCGCTTCGTTCGCAGTTTCCGGTGCGCATCTGTCGTGACCAGTCATGGGCTCCAGACGACGTGCCCGGCTTCGTGGTGAGCCTCTCTGACGGTTGGGTGGCTGTTCAAAGGCTGGTGGACGCCGTCTACGTCGACGGCTACGACGTCGTGCGTATCCAGGACGTCACCGAGGTTGAGGCCGACGGTGAGGGTGGCTACATCGAACGCGCGGTCGCCGGCCTCGGGCGCCGGGAGCCAAGGTTTCACCTTCCTGTGGGCGCCGCTGCCGATGCAGTTCTCCGCGCTGCCGCCGAACACGCGGCCCTCGTGTGCGTGCACCTGGAGGCGGCAGAGGACTACCCGCTGCTCGTCGGGCGGGTAGTTCGGTTTGGCACGCGCAAATTCGATCTCCAGTTGATCGGCCCGCGAGGCGTCTGGGAGACCGATGCAGCTCGCCTGTGGTACCGCGACGTGACTCGGGTGGGCCTCGGAGACCGATACTCCAGCGCCCTGGCCCGGTTCGGTGATCGGGCGCCGGTTCCCGGGCGGCATCGCGACCTGCAGTCGTTCTGTAGCGGAGAGGAGTCCTAGCTGCGCTGGGTTTCGACAAAAGCGCACGCGTCGGAGCCGTGTTCCCCGGAGCGGCACCTCATCAAGCAACGTCCTCAATTGCCGCGGATAGGGCCATCCCCTCCTGCAATGAGCGTGCGGTGAGTTCTTCTACGAGTAGATGAGTCGTGGCGGCACAATGTGGCTGTGACGAAGAAGCGGAGGGCCACCTCGGGCGCTGGTCGCCGGATGTGGAGCCCCGGTGGTCGACGCATGTTTGACCCCGATGGTGTCGAACTGACGTTGGACGACCCGAGTGCTGACAGGACCACCATCGAGCGGCTGACGAGAGACGGCAGTGACGTCGTGGTAGTTGACTGCGGCGCGGCCTTGGCGTGGCTTCGGGGTGCGGACGCACGCGACGCGTGGGCGCGACGCGAGCGTGACTTCGAGGATGTCGTCGACTGGAAGGCCCCGGCCGGCGCACCGGGCGAGTTGCCGTACCGAGGTGAGGTCTGGCGGCACGGCGACAAGCGCATCGTTGTCTTGTCGAACGAGTAGGCGGCGCAGCCTTACCGCTCATGCCGCGACCCAAGAGGTCGGCTCAAGGCACGGTTACCACCTGGCGACCCGAGCCATGGCCATGCTCGAGCTGGGTGGCTGGTGGCTGGGCAGGGTAGCGCGTGCGACCAAGGGTCTGAAAGCGGGAAAGGCGAGTCAGGCATGTCCTGGGACGCCGTCGCGCACTTCCTGCTCGACCGTCTTGACGCACTCGAGGAGGTCCTTGGACTCGGGGAACTCTCGACGCAGCACCTGCAACCGGATCGGACCCCACCTCCGGCGTCGCACCTTGACCACGTTGATTCGAGAGGCCACACCTGCCAAGGTGCTCCAGATGCCATAGATCAAGGCGCTGGGAATGTCGATGCCAGCGTTGCCCTGCGACCACAGGGAGACACCACGCGGGCCGCCTGCGATCGAGTAGTGGTCGCCGTTGGACTCGAAGTCTTTCCAGAGGACGCGACCTTCCCTCTGCCAGCCGTCCTCGAGTTGCTCCACGCCGAGATCGTCGCACGGAGGGGCCC encodes the following:
- a CDS encoding response regulator, with translation MSPIRVVLVDDHPMFREGVRFTLHRADDIEVVAEAADGAAAIAAVADTAPDVVLMDLAMPGVGGLEAITRILHDHPSVAVLVLTMSEHDTALFAALRAGARGYLVKGAPGQEIVSAIRSVAAGHVLIGAPVAARTLEVLTDPGPPGSADLGIDYGLTEREHEVLGLLARGLTNQQIADRLVISPITARNHVSKILTKLQLRSRRDVIRRFGRHERS
- a CDS encoding sensor histidine kinase, with translation MSGSTPARVGPWSAAAATIALSLAAAWVAGTGPGGAAGLDGVGLKLLVMPLLWAIPGALIAAVGPRLLGWSMIAVAALFALSALAGASLHAGVTSGAPWWIWYADRASALIVPLTLVVLLLVPDGRLPSRRWRPWATAAVGLQVLAVAAWASLQGPAAASDSSLPAWTGELANPVGLLPGGWGEPLQSWAEVAIQVPFLLVPVAVYGKLRGAHGDTRRRVVSVLLAVVTFTLLIVVGRWLWPAGGDLLDIVAGGLLALTVTASVLRFRLGWVDRVVGRLTVFLVLATVLALGYALVVSLASTAGSQLSPVAVGLIAAAVTLALAPARARLQDAVDWALYGDSRESARVRRLTEELASSRHQLVTAREEERVLLRRQLHDGLGPTLAGVAMQLRDLDQIVQEDPDLARSRLDRLAQATHQALDEVRQMSRQLRPPALDELGLVGALEEVAESLGLDCVVVSENLGALPPGPEAAAYRIGREALTNVARHSGCTSAQLTIARHRDGVQLEVRDHGAGRSGPTGVGTLSMRERAHELGGSLSIEDTDGGGTTVRAWLPLPAQGGIR
- a CDS encoding ArsR/SmtB family transcription factor — encoded protein: MTQATATTRRSLELEAVGLAAAACLFNGFSDPSRLTILRHLTLGEHRVVDLTAHLNLAQSTVSKHLACLRDCGLVASRPEGRASVFSLTHPEAVLELFSAAERLLSLTGEAVTLCPTYGTTTIEGAR
- a CDS encoding cation diffusion facilitator family transporter, whose translation is MTSPAPNVPGATTLTEDETERLTRRGLRLCQFTVAYNVVEGAVAITAGLLAGLVSLVGFGIDSGIESAASVLVGLRLAARLRHGEADEAKERRALRAVAVTFFVLAAYVSFEGIRSLVGGETPDNSVVGIVLLTLSLIVMPVLARAKKRVGEQLGGDKLILADAAETRICVLLSISTLLGLVLFALTGAAWLDPVAGFVIAAFAIHEGREAWEGELVEDDDDDD